Genomic segment of Streptococcus pneumoniae:
AGGGATTGGGGCTAGTTGCATGAACATTTGACGTCCATCCATCTTCGCTCTTTGCTCAATAATTGCCACATCTTGTGTCGCTTGCGCAAAGTCTGCCAAGACCTTAGCTCCAATTTCTTTGTGGGTAATCATCCGCCCTTTAAAGCGAATAGATACCTTAACTTTGTTTCCTTTTTCAAGGAATTTACGTGCATTGCGAAGCTTAGTCTCAAAGTCCCCCTTATCAATCGTTGGACTGAGACGGACTTCTTTAACGGTGACAACACTTTGTTTTTTGCGCTGTTCTTTTTGCTTTTTCTGATACTCAAATTTGAACTTGCCATAGTCCATAATTTTAGCAACAGGTGGTTTGGCTTGAGGTTGAATCAATACTAAATCGACATTTGCTTGATCAGCTAAGCTCTGTGCTTCTGCCAATGGTTTAATGCCTAATTGTTCACCTTCAAGACCAATCAAGCGAACTTCACGCACACGAATTTCATCATTGATGAATAAGTCTTGTTTTGCTATGGTTTTCACCTCTTTTTTATTTTTAGAGAAAAACAAGAACGGACTTGCAACGCAAATCCGTTCTACATGATTTATTTCATCACTGAAACTTAACCTGTAGAGCCAGACAACGTTAGTCGCAAGGCGAGAAGCTCTCACTTCTGCTTTTCTCAACTCTATTATTTTATCAAGTTTCTGATAAATTGTCAAGGATTTTTTTCGCTTTTTTCGAAATAAAATCCACAACCGCTGGAATATCCACACCAGTCGTATCAAAATGAATTGCATCCTCAGCTGGCTTCAAAGGAGAAACAGATCGATGACTATCTTTATAATCTCTTTCTGCAATCTCTTTTTCCAAAGTTGCTAGATCTGTTTCAATGCCTTTTTGGATATTTTCTTTGTAACGACGCTCTGCACGTTCTTTCACAGATGCCACCAAGAATATCTTTAATTCTGCTTGAGGTAGAACCACTGTCCCAATATCACGACCATCCATGACGATGCCACCTTGAGCCGCAATGGAACGCTGCAAAGTAACAAGACGTTCTCGAATTGCCTCTTGAGCTGCCACAGCAGACACTGCATTGGTCACATCATTTTCTCGAATAGCGTGGGTCACATCCACATCCCCTACAAAGACAAGCTGCTCCCCGTTTTCATCGCGACCAAAACCAATCGGATGAGCATCTAGTAACATCAAGATAGATTCTGTATCTTCTAAAGCTAAACCATTTTGGAGAGCCAAGTAAGTCGCTGCTCGGTACATAGCACCTGTGTCTAAATAGGTATAACCAAAATCTTTGGCGATAATCTTAGCCACTGTACTCTTGCCACTCGATGCTGGACCATCAATAGCAATTTGAATTTGTTTCATACACTTACTCCTACTGAATCTTTACCACATCACCAGGATTTGCATACCAAGCCCCCGTTGACATGTGTGATGGATTAAGGCGTTCCAAATCAGCAATCGAAATGCCTGCACGCGCAGCAATAGAAGCTTCCCCTTCGCCTGCTTGAACGACAATCGTCCCTTCAGTCTGAGTTTGAGGTGTTTCTTCCTCAGGCTGCTCTTCACCTTCTACTGGCTCTGAAGAGGAAGCGACCGTTTCTGTTGTTGCTCCTGCATTAGCAGTTGTGCTAAAGAAACCATTCATATTGGTTTGTTTATTGCTGCCACCTGTTGATAGATAGACAAGTACAGCAACCATGATAATCACAATGATACAAAAAATAGTGGCTAAAATTGTCAGTAAACGAGTCGCTAACACGCTCGTTGATTTATTAGATCTTTTCAATTCTTCTTCTCCGTTTTCATAAATATTTTCTTCCCAACCTTCTTTTTCCATGACTTCCTCCTTGTATTTTTTTAAAAATCTTATTACAATATGTATATGAAAATAAAACTAATTCCTGAGCGGTGCATAGCCTGCGGGCTTTGCCAAACGTATTCTGACATCTTTGATTACCATGACAATGGTATTGTCAAATTCTACCAAGAAGAGGACTTATTGGAAAAAGAAGTCACTCCTGATGACGGCATTCTTACAGCTGTAAGAGAGTGTCCCACCGGCGCTCTCAAAAAAGGCTAATCTTTCTGACCACTTGCGTAGTAGGCTTCAAAGTAATCCAAATGGGTCAAATGGTCCATCAGCTCGACTTCTCCCTTGAACTGCTCATGTAAGGCAAGAGCATTGACAAAATATTTCTTTGGCCACTTTCTCATGCAGAAAGTCCGGCCTTTTTCTTTGCCTTCAAAAAATAAGGTGATGGAGGTCTTTGTAACCTCAACCTTCGTGATACTGGAAATAGCTACTTTCTTCGGTGTAAAAGGATTTGCTGTCACAATTCCCAACATTCCATCCTCATAAATCGTAAAATAACGATGAACTCCTAGTCCCAAGAGAAGCATGAAAAGAAAGAAAGACGATAGAACAACCGTCGGAATTCTCGAACTTTCATACATCAGAGACAGACCTACAAAGATTGGAATCAACGATAAAGACCAATATACAATTAAAATGGCTACATCTGGCTGCCAATGATACCGCAACTGTCCAAAAATCTTTATCATAGCACACCTCCTCTTATATAGTTTACCATAAAATGACAAAAAATAGAATAGACGAGCTATTCTATTTTGTAAATTTCATATACCTATTGAGGAATTTCAAAAAATTCCTTTGAAAGATAGCCTTTCCCCGCCACCAAATCATATTGAATCAATTTTAAATCCTCAGCAATTTCTTTCCCCTCTTTATCCAACTCTTTCTTATCTACACTTGCCTTGTGCAACACTTCAGTTAATAAAGCATAATAGGGTGATACTTTAGAATTTGTTTGTTCTAACATTAAAGCTGTAAAATCACTTGAATTTACAAGTGGATAATCTAGTTTGGGAGTTTCAAAATTACTCCAAATAAAATAATCTGTCAAATACTGACTATCTGGATTTTTTGAAAAAGCCGACTGCGGATATATACCTGGCAAATGATCACCATAAAATACAACTGTAATTTTTTTATCTATTTTTGAC
This window contains:
- a CDS encoding SAG1386/EF1546 family surface-associated protein, which gives rise to MEKEGWEENIYENGEEELKRSNKSTSVLATRLLTILATIFCIIVIIMVAVLVYLSTGGSNKQTNMNGFFSTTANAGATTETVASSSEPVEGEEQPEEETPQTQTEGTIVVQAGEGEASIAARAGISIADLERLNPSHMSTGAWYANPGDVVKIQ
- a CDS encoding EbsA family protein; amino-acid sequence: MIKIFGQLRYHWQPDVAILIVYWSLSLIPIFVGLSLMYESSRIPTVVLSSFFLFMLLLGLGVHRYFTIYEDGMLGIVTANPFTPKKVAISSITKVEVTKTSITLFFEGKEKGRTFCMRKWPKKYFVNALALHEQFKGEVELMDHLTHLDYFEAYYASGQKD
- the infC gene encoding translation initiation factor IF-3, which translates into the protein MKTIAKQDLFINDEIRVREVRLIGLEGEQLGIKPLAEAQSLADQANVDLVLIQPQAKPPVAKIMDYGKFKFEYQKKQKEQRKKQSVVTVKEVRLSPTIDKGDFETKLRNARKFLEKGNKVKVSIRFKGRMITHKEIGAKVLADFAQATQDVAIIEQRAKMDGRQMFMQLAPIPDKK
- a CDS encoding ferredoxin, giving the protein MYMKIKLIPERCIACGLCQTYSDIFDYHDNGIVKFYQEEDLLEKEVTPDDGILTAVRECPTGALKKG
- the cmk gene encoding (d)CMP kinase, with product MKQIQIAIDGPASSGKSTVAKIIAKDFGYTYLDTGAMYRAATYLALQNGLALEDTESILMLLDAHPIGFGRDENGEQLVFVGDVDVTHAIRENDVTNAVSAVAAQEAIRERLVTLQRSIAAQGGIVMDGRDIGTVVLPQAELKIFLVASVKERAERRYKENIQKGIETDLATLEKEIAERDYKDSHRSVSPLKPAEDAIHFDTTGVDIPAVVDFISKKAKKILDNLSET